The nucleotide sequence AGCCTATTTTGAGGGTACACAAATAGTGTTGAGCGGGAACGAGTACATAATAAGAGTACGTCGTACAATGACAATTTAAACGAATATATGATCAAGAGAATTGAATTGGAATGTAGTCATGTACTGggttaaatataaaaaaaaacaccgcAGATGTCGAAGAAAGTGGGACTTTTTAAAATAGCATATTGGCCTGTTATAAAGGGATATTATAAAGCAGTATTTAAAGGTTTACTTTAAAGGTCAGATTAATGGATTGTCAATGAATTTGGTAGGACTTGTGACATATAATTCAGTCTTACATTTTCTCATAGCGAAAAGCAGATTGCACTATATAGCATATATGAGCCGTAAATTGTACTGCTAGATGCTAAAAGTGACGAATTTTAAACAATCTGCATAATAAATTACAAATCATgataatattctatatatatttatactacaTTATATTGCAATGGTATTATGCACGAGGGAAATTATTACTACTTTATTATAGTGGGGTTTGTGGTTAGATTGTAGCTGATATCATAGAACTGGGGTACATAAGGAAGTTCGTCAAGAATtaacacaaaaaacaatgatACATCGTATAATAGTAACGAATGCGTATCCCCGATAATACTTACGTCATGACTTGATGCTATCTGTAGCAGCTGTACGGTAGACCGCTGTAGTAACTTGCTGTCATCTTTCTTGATGATAACCTTCTTAGAACAGAGTTCTGTAACAGTCTTCCTGATCTCCTCGATGTCTCCATTTTGTTCCAAGATGCAGAGGATTGCAAACTTATCACAATCTTTTCTCTTCTTCAAATATTCGATGATGTTACGAGCAGCTGTAGACCTCAAGCCACATGCAAATCGAAAGACATACTGGAGGTCAAATGGATCCATCTTTCCTAAAGTAGGTTCTAGTTCAGCGATATCTTTTATTGCTGCAGCGATATCCGCGACCCTAAACGATGCAAACCACTCACAGAATAGTTTATGGTAAAACATGACAACAGTTTGAGTCTTGACTTTGTCACTAGGAGTTTCTCTTTCAGCAATGTCAATAGCTTGTTCTTCCTCCACTAAGATACCAACGCGGATATAGTGATCATAAAACGCTTGACCAACACGTTTACAAAATACTTCTTTAACCCACACAATCTGTTGATTCTCTGTATTCAGTCCTTCTAATGCCACTCTATCAAGTTCACCGTGGATAGCTTCAAACtccatttcatattttataacgTTACTGTCTTTCGCCTTGTTTCTGGTGTGACtgtgaaaacatttcatcatgTAAATAAAAAACTCCGTAACAGATTTAAATTTCTGGAAGTCTCTTCTTTCATCAGTCATGTGAGCGAACGTAACGAAGAACAGAGGAACTTGGCAGAGATCATCAAGAATTGGATTTTCTTTCAAACCTTGTTTAATTTTATCAAAagccttttcatttttttccccagtGATGGCTTTGCGAATGTACTGATCACGCGCAGTTTCATCAAAACCTTGTAACTTGACTCGTTTGGTAGCTGACTTGTGAAAGACTTCTGGTAGATACCTTGTCGTCAAGGTTACCTCAAATTTTCGAAACTTCTCATATCTGACGATTTGTTCTACGTCACTTCCTGTGGTTTGATCTCTTTCAGGATACTCGTCATAGCCATCCAGGAGAACTTTAACTCTATGGCAGCCTTCCAGAATAGCTCTAATGTCAGATTGTTTCACACGGGGCTCGTTTGGTAATAGAAACATTTTGATCGCCCTGTAAATGGACTTCACATTACCCAGCTGTCTCAGTCGTAGAAGAATTAATACATCTGCATCAGAGAAAGGGGATTCCTTCACACCGTTACACCAGTCATAGGCTAGCTGAAGGGTAAGGGTTGATTTACCGTACCCTGGTTCACCCTCTATAATACGACGAACTGATTTAATACGCTGATCAGtgaaaatatgattatatgACGCCAAACGTTCCCATGATCCTTCGGTGGAGAAGGTGGTTCGTCTCTCGATGAAACCCTCAATGCTACCCTCAACAAATACTTTATCTACACAGTAGAGTCTATCTTTGATATAAGGGATCGGTTGAACTGCGTCATATCTTTCCTTGTACGTAGACTTCAGTTCTGTGAGAaggatttcttttttttctgaatataatgaaataaatagtAAACAATGGAATCATTAGTAAAGTACGGTATTAACTACCATCAATGGAACAAGACTTCATATGAAAGTGCCATTTGCTTTGCAGTTGAAATACCATAACCCCTCCCTCTTTCCCAACTATGAAATTACATACAATAATTATGGAAATTTAAGAAATGGCAAAACAATTGGAAGACTTCAATACAATATTAAGGAATTAAGGCCATAGTTGCATACAAGTTTATGCTATTGATTTATAATACAATGACCTAGCCGTATagtcatttgtttttaatttgtcttTTGAAGTATGATTGCATCAGAGCGAGAATATACGGACCTGCCAAAGTCTTTGCTTTTTGGGTTGATGGCTCAGTTTTTACAGGAGTAGACTGGTTCGATCTGGTAGGCTGACGGGAAATATTTCTTGCCTGTCGTCTGTTCCGATCCATACTTCCTTTGTTCTAGTCACCTCGGAGTTATTAAAAGATTCTCGCTCGCATGATGTGCTTGTTAGCATGTAAATATAACAGCGGCGTTTACACGCCCCATAGCTTTCGCACACCTTGTGCACTGTGAACTGCCTGTTAAAAATGACTAATAAGCATGACAATCAtattagaaggaaaaaaagtaCACTTTAACTAAATCCTGAAACCTAGAATAGGGTATACTCCTTGTACAGTATAAAGGATCGTATACATAAGAGaaggtccaaaaaaaaaatggaagtaAGCAGTGGAAATACAAGGAACATAAACTTCTTTCACCACTTTGCAAAGTTTGTTCCTGCCGTACACCCATTCCCATCGCCACATCATCCATCACTATCGCCActtgacaaataaaaaaatgggGTCAACAAGGAAAAACGCTTGTAAACAAGACCACTAGATCACATGTAGTTGTGTAATATACAAACGTTGCCCTCTTATCTTATAACTCATCAATTCTTTGTGAAGGTTTGCGATGAGATTGCACTATGTTTGAATCGTGTAGTATATTACGTTTCAGTGCTGACATCAAACGAACTATATCGATGAGCAAAACGTTGTCTCTAAATCTATTCTCACATAACTAATCGTTTTTGATTGTACTGTGACATTAAAATTAATCAGTGTGAGACcgaaatattaaatgaaagagTATCCATTGTGGCATACGACTAGCTTGATATTGACGATTTAACTGCAATTATTTACAAAGATTGCTACAACTCAAGAACGACTCGTTGGCTGTTCATATAATGACACGGTTAACACCATCTCAGAGTATACGGTCATATAATTGTATGTTGATAATTATAGATACAAAAAGGCTTCATCACCAGTGTATAGGAAAAAAACAGGTGCTGTATCagcaaaataaataacaaagtcaaacaaaaaacaaaaatagccATCGATGTAAATAATAACATATCACTCGGGATTGGTCAAACAAACACTCATTATATTATATCAGTAGAATAAATTAAACGCCAAAAGGTTAAACAGAAACGAAACTACCAAGCGATGTGAACAACTTGATATGCTAACAATAATCTACTGATATATCGACGTGTCAAGTGCGCATGTCTCGTCCTCGTGATCTTCTCGCTTGAGCAAACTGCCAACATTCTcgttgcttttattttcatattcattgGCATGTTACGTCGGAAGTTGAAGAAATATGTTGAGTTCAATATGTGATTATCTTCTGAGAAATTGTTATGCATATATAGTAGAGTTTGTAAAATGATTTTAGTCCAATAGGCGAATCTCTAAATCTCTCTGTCCACCTCCCGAAAACACAGTAAGAATACAAACGTTGATGTCCTCTGGTTGGTCATATCCGTTGATGAGTGTCTATGACTTAAATTAACTAAGTCACATACACGATATAGACAGATGCTACCGAGTTAAACCCAAGTAGGAATGTGTTCCCTGATTCTCTTATTAAAACACAAACATTATATACTTGATATCAAACAGATTATTATTGTAATGTGTTTCTAATATATTCACATACAGACTACTACAGATGTTACTGAGTTAAAACACAATTATTGGACTTTGTTTGCACAAACGTTCTATACTTGGTATCAAACAGACTATGATTTAAGAAAAAAGAATAGTTAGGGCTTGGGAACGAACACCAAACGACTCAAGTTATCAACTCTCAGCGCCAGTCTCCTTACATAGAGAATGTGACCATGTGATTATGACGATGTTACGTCAAGTGTTTATCGCGAGTAGTTTTGAAAGGGAATATACTTTAGCTACAAAGACGATTCCTATATTTAGCCAGGGCAAGGAAGCTAGGTACTGTAAACTAAATCGCATGCAGGCTATACTGAAATTTTGCTGTATTTAAGTTAGGTACAGTGAGAGTTTGTTTTTCTTAGCTGACTCACCTATATATACAAACGTTGTTGGCAAACGTTGTGCTTCTAATTTACATTTTAAGTAAAGAACTTAAGATAGAGCCTGTGCACGAACGCCAAACTAATCAACCTTcagtccccttacatccatAAATGACCGTGTAATCTTCAGGATGTTATGTCAAATTTGTATCACGATTCCTTCGCAGAGGGAATATGCTTTCGCCAAAACGGCGTAGCTTATAATATTGGCCATGAGTAAGATGTTTGTCCATGGTGTGTTGTTATAATGAATGGTCTGTTTCATGTCTGTAAATAGGCCAGTTCAAAGTTTGTaatgcacatgtatgtatgatTTTCGTCTGATCAGCTCGTAGGGATATACTTCGACAGATACAACACAAAAATCAGTACAAATAGTACAGTGATGTAGCAATGATGTCAGGCAACGTCAGTTGGTTAATTGCTTTGTACACATTAATGTATAGGTTTATGGTAAAATGTGCGTCGTAATGAAAGGCAAGCTTTACcgaatatgaataaatatgtcaGAATGATTACAAAATGTCGTTTTGGCTAAGTTTGAGCTACGCCTGTTAAATTCTTGTATATTGCGAACAAGTTAACGAAAATTTACAGCattcatactgtatatatctaaTGAAGTTTCGTGAATGATAAGATATGTCAGTTAGACAAATAAATagaacattttttaaatatcaacATCCAGTCACTCATAGTCGTTAGTCATTACGTTATTTACTCTTCTTTTACATAATTAACTTACTAGCCGAGGTCTGGGAGTAGCATTTGCTATTAACTTCATCCTTAGCTGCAAACTCTAAGATACATGTGTAAAGATTTTTAAATGAACATTGCCTCATACCGCGGTTCCTTTAGCAGATGATTATCATGATGATTTGTATCGCTGTTATAATCATGTAACCCTAACCAATAGTtcaattaaaggtcattattgATCATGTATTCTGTACTCTATATCCAAGAATAATTTACTGTGATAAACTTATTGGTAACGTTTCTTGTGATTCGATTTTGCCATCTGTGTGATACATTGATAAGTACATTCCCCCTTTTATCATTATAGCTCTCTGCTAGTCAGAGTAAAGTGTTTTACCGAATTCAACAATAGGCTACCGGCATTTGTGTGATAATCGTCTATGCCAAAGACTGCATGCAACGAGGATATTTAGTATGCAATTTACCTTCCAATTCCATTGCTAGTTCCACCAATGGGTCAGACAAATACTGGTCTGTTTCAAATAATGCCAGCCATTTTGTCGtcatttctttttgtatttacaGTTGAATGAAAACAACGATCATCAAATGCGTCAAAGTGACACGCCTTTAGGCTTTTTCTATTCAGATCCATACTTCCGTTGTGTTTGTCTCCTCTGAGTTATTAAAAGAATCTCGCTCTCATGATGTGCGTGTTTGCATGTAAATGTAAACAGCGGCGTTTACACGCCCCAAATCCTTCGCACACCCTGTGTACCATGAACTGCCTGTTAACGATGACAGATGAACATGACAACCATgttagaagaaaaacaaaacacaatttaGCTCAATCATGATACCTATAATAGCGTGTATTTCTTGTGTAGGTATAAGGTACCGTATACAGATAACTACCGATACATGCACAGGATCCCTTTTCTTCGAAGACGGGGTCGTGAAATTGTGTAGCGtcgagaaaaaaataagaagaccgcaaaaaaaaaaaaaaaaaaaatcggtagAAAACAGTGGTTATGTTATTAACATGATCGTTTAGAACGTTGTAACCTTTGATCCTACCGTACGCCCATTGCCATGTCAACAGCATCCATCACTGTCGCCACTTGACGAATGAGAAAATGGGTCAACAAGCAAAATGTTTAGAACCCAAGACACTAGATCACATGTAGTTGTGGAATATATCATTGCTGTCCCCTATCTTATAACTCCTCAATTCTTCATGAACGGTACATGCGATGAGATTACATTATGTTTGCATCGTTCAGTATATTTGTTCTCATTGGTACCATAACCCGAACTATATTAAGAGCCACTCCAGCTTCTAAATATATTCCAACATTGACCATTCGACCGAAACGTTCAGAAATATATACGTGTTAGCTTACTACTGGCCTGACATCGACGCGAGTACAGTTCAatcatttatttcttcatttttcgtTCATGGCAAGTTACATAAcgtcttcaaatatataacatatctTAGTGACATCTTTATGTAATAAACCATTAATATGATACAGGCATATCGAAAGGTACGAGATATCCCAACAAGCTAAGATAATATCTCTAACTTACACTGTCATGACACTTCTACTGACACTAAATTCATGGCAATGGTGCTGCATGCGTATACAGATATGTTATGGTGGATTGTAATACAATTAAGACATGTTATAATTCTGACtgcatttaaattaaaatgctTGACGTTGATTGTTTCAGTAGTTATTTCAGTGTGTAGTtaacttaaaaataataatatataacaatTATATCACTGATACGTTCATAAAATCACACCGTTATATGATGCATCTGGAATTGTATATTCATGGGAAATCGCATCGCATCTTGAATAGTACGGCCATATAAAGCGTGCATTAAATGAGCCAAGCGTCTAAATAATCAATTTTCAAGCAACATGTTTGAAACGTGAATCCCTTTATTAAAATGTGAAATAGCTCACCGTATACAACGAGATGAGAGGATTGCAACAGGACAAGAGTGGCTTGTTTAATGTTCAGTAGGACACGTTTTATGCTTTCGCAGAGTAAAGGTTTATCAAACagtaatatataaaacaaatattattttatcacTATTGAATAACACAGTCCGGGTGCTATAAATACACAAAAAGGTCCAACAGAAACGAAACTACccaaatatgtaaacaaaaacatatcACTCGACATCGTACAACAGcagctattttattttattagaaGAATAAATACCACAAGTACCGTGTTCACTCTTGTAAGGAATGTGTGGgtacacataaaaaaaaatgaagtaacactcattaaatatatgtatatatatatatatatatatatatatatatatatatatatatatatatatatatatatatatatatatatatatatatatatatatatatatatatatatatatatatatatatatatatatatatatatatatatatgtacacacacgCCTtgagtggaattacgaccttccttgcaGGTTTAGAACATCTGAACGTACACTCAGCGTCTATGGCCTAATTGATAAGGGTATCCGCGTACaaacaaagcgggaggccccgGCTCGAATCactgtggaggctggaagttttgtcactgttcttgattttccaactcattacgattttcatttttatgtattcatttgcctttgtcgtttacctccatttcattacataaagtctgttcaaagtatctctttcgagatccggctttaggaatcacaaatgattttcgagttggttagcatcatgcttgatctctagagtaaggcaaaatatgtcaccgaaaacagaactagtattgttcgatacaggtgaaaaACGCCttcagtggaattacgaccttccttaccggtgaAGAAcatctggacatacaatcagcggcTATGGCCTAGTTGGtcagggtgtccgcgtacaaacaaagcgggaggccccgGCTCGAATCactgtggaggctggaagttttgtcactgttcttgattttccaactcattacgattttcatttttatgtattcatttgcctttgtcgtttacctccatttcattacataaagtctgttcaaagtatctctttcgagatccggctttaggaatcacaaatgatttccgagttggttagcatcatgtttgatctctagagtaaggtaaaatatgtcaccgaaaacagaactagtattgtccgatacaggtgacaaaagcctacagtggaattacgaccttccttaccggtttagaacatctggacatacaatcagcgtccatggcctagttgtttagggtgtccgcgttcaaagcgggaggcccgggttcgaatcccggtggaggctggaatttttttcactgttctcgaTTTTCCAacttattacatatttcatttatatacatatatggtatGTGTGAAACTGAAAGCAGGTGGTTAGTATGTGTTAACGCAGGGGTCACTCGCAGGAGTTGCTTACATCAAGTTGTCAGGATTATATTAGTGTAGTGACATGCATATGTTAGTATAATTAAACATGGTGGATATCACAATAAGGTTCAACAAGTACGAAATTAGTAAGCGATTTATACAACTATATCTGCAGATTACAAGATCTACTCGCATCTGACATAACTGTTTTGTCACATGCCTCGTCCTGTTAACATCTCGTGATCCTCCTGGCGTGAACGTTCCACTAACCTTTTTGTTGCTGTCATTACCATAGTCATGAGCTGGTTACGTCTAAAGTTACGTACAATGTGGGATTATCTTCCGAGAAATCGCTAATATAATACATGTTGGACTACAAAAGATATGATAACGATGAAAATCTACTAGTGTACAGACACGTGACGAATATAATATGCAATGATGACTTATTGATTGTTTCAAATGTTATTTCAGTATGTAGTTTATCTCATATTATTAATACAGAATATATCGCTTTATACGGTCAATTAATCACACCTATTTGAATAGTCATGAAGATATCATCAATTGAATAAGGTACAGACACATAAAGTTGTTATATAATAGTTGTTACAATTGTCTAAGAAGCAATTTGCAAGCAAGACAA is from Apostichopus japonicus isolate 1M-3 chromosome 16, ASM3797524v1, whole genome shotgun sequence and encodes:
- the LOC139982295 gene encoding uncharacterized protein isoform X1; the encoded protein is MDRNRRQARNISRQPTRSNQSTPVKTEPSTQKAKTLAEKKEILLTELKSTYKERYDAVQPIPYIKDRLYCVDKVFVEGSIEGFIERRTTFSTEGSWERLASYNHIFTDQRIKSVRRIIEGEPGYGKSTLTLQLAYDWCNGVKESPFSDADVLILLRLRQLGNVKSIYRAIKMFLLPNEPRVKQSDIRAILEGCHRVKVLLDGYDEYPERDQTTGSDVEQIVRYEKFRKFEVTLTTRYLPEVFHKSATKRVKLQGFDETARDQYIRKAITGEKNEKAFDKIKQGLKENPILDDLCQVPLFFVTFAHMTDERRDFQKFKSVTEFFIYMMKCFHSHTRNKAKDSNVIKYEMEFEAIHGELDRVALEGLNTENQQIVWVKEVFCKRVGQAFYDHYIRVGILVEEEQAIDIAERETPSDKVKTQTVVMFYHKLFCEWFASFRVADIAAAIKDIAELEPTLGKMDPFDLQYVFRFACGLRSTAARNIIEYLKKRKDCDKFAILCILEQNGDIEEIRKTVTELCSKKVIIKKDDSKLLQRSTVQLLQIASSHDIPISDLRLEWSFSKVDNNTIILQSGIALPSLSSQEKLLVNAGKDELTEEDIVGLLNYVLPSKKLSKLWFVNCTLPASIRPEKVPEELKRRNVQVLWPSNACHLDLQSGKWKKADDVQTVTELCSQGVAINSKDSVSVQRSAIELLVKASSRNIPIYCVNLALSFSKIDEDGNIILSSGLSLPIITSVEIMCIQTMKGREMNKHEVNGILNYVQHSQRLKQLQFQDCLLPPNTSMLGMLNLISKNVEVFWMPYGSSEGYYIPNLQSGRWELTFGRSILFPTKQIGDELTDAEYRQEAKRFRHRYRNKRWQQTWIVSRGNRNLETE
- the LOC139982295 gene encoding uncharacterized protein isoform X2, translating into MDRIRRQAGNISRQPTRSSQSTPVRAEPSTQQALTLEEKKEILLTELKSTYKERYDAVQPIPYIKDRLYCVDKVFVEGSIEGFIERRTTFSTEGSWERLASYNHIFTDQRIKSVRRIIEGEPGYGKSTLTLQLAYDWCNGVKESPFSDADVLILLRLRQLGNVKSIYRAIKMFLLPNEPRVKQSDIRAILEGCHRVKVLLDGYDEYPERDQTTGSDVEQIVRYEKFRKFEVTLTTRYLPEVFHKSATKRVKLQGFDETARDQYIRKAITGEKNEKAFDKIKQGLKENPILDDLCQVPLFFVTFAHMTDERRDFQKFKSVTEFFIYMMKCFHSHTRNKAKDSNVIKYEMEFEAIHGELDRVALEGLNTENQQIVWVKEVFCKRVGQAFYDHYIRVGILVEEEQAIDIAERETPSDKVKTQTVVMFYHKLFCEWFASFRVADIAAAIKDIAELEPTLGKMDPFDLQYVFRFACGLRSTAARNIIEYLKKRKDCDKFAILCILEQNGDIEEIRKTVTELCSKKVIIKKDDSKLLQRSTVQLLQIASSHDIPISDLRLEWSFSKVDNNTIILQSGIALPSLSSQEKLLVNAGKDELTEEDIVGLLNYVLPSKKLSKLWFVNCTLPASIRPEKVPEELKRRNVQVLWPSNACHLDLQSGKWKKADDVQTVTELCSQGVAINSKDSVSVQRSAIELLVKASSRNIPIYCVNLALSFSKIDEDGNIILSSGLSLPIITSVEIMCIQTMKGREMNKHEVNGILNYVQHSQRLKQLQFQDCLLPPNTSMLGMLNLISKNVEVFWMPYGSSEGYYIPNLQSGRWELTFGRSILFPTKQIGDELTDAEYRQEAKRFRHRYRNKRWQQTWIVSRGNRNLETE